GTGGCTGGTTGAGCAGGTGGTGATGCGAAATGAGGTCACCGGCCACACCTACAAGTGAGCTAACAGCCAGTCGGTCAAACATAAGCCCTAAGTAacacaatatttattttttcccaAAAAGATTCCCTTGTGGACGCTGGCTGGGCCGTGGCGTGGATGACGATTCCACGGAGCGTCTGCTGGTGGGCCAACGCGTTTCGACAAATGCGAAGAATGCCGAGCTCGTTCCTGGATCCGATACTCGCACTCCTCCTCGAACTCGTAGCCCCAGTGTGCAGCGCCAGGAGACACTGGCACCCTCGGAGATTCAACACCAGCTGGGCAACTGCGTCAACGTGCTGGTCAAATGGCATTACAAACCCAGCCGGGATCGGGATGTGGGCACACTGACCAACCTGCTGTGCGGGGACGATGGACTGGTCAAGTGCCTGGAGCAGGTCTTTCTCTGCGGCTTTCGGTCGGCGCGTTTCTTTGGACGAAATCTGTACATCTGGGACTATTTCAGTAAGAGATTTACACTCtaaattctttttatttgtatggCTTTAAATGACTGAAATCCTTTTTACTTTTACAGCCAAAATCAAGGAGCTGTTTGAACAAAATCTGcagatggagctggaggacTCATCCTCCAGCTTGGACTCCTCGTTTAGCAATGGaagcggaggaggaggaaacAGCCTGCATCGCAGAGAAATCTCCAGCATCTGGCGTCTGTACGTACAGCTTATGGACGAGATCAACGGAACAGCCCTTGGCAAGGACGGCAAGTTCCAGCTGCTGATCTGCCTGAGTCTGCGGGAGCACCTGCTGACGCGGCTGATAAAGCCTATGGCTCTGACCAAAGTTACGCACGAGATGTACGAGGAGGAGAGCTTCCTTCGGCGTCGCAACCTACTCACCTTTCTCATTCAAATCCTGGAGCCTCTGGACGACTGCCACATCGTGCTGGAAAATTCAATCACACAGGGCATTCGCATCGCGTCCCAATGCTGAGGACCGGTTGCGTCGCTCGCACTGCAATACTCATGCCACATCTCACCCACGGACATTTGCAACCAGTGACCTAGAGAATACTCACATACATATGCTCTTGAGGAATCTCGGAACTCTCGAATTCGTTGTTAGCTTTTAATACGAAGCGGAGGAACTCGTTCCCCTTATTACACCTATTTCTAATCCTAATTATAATCCCAAGCCTAGCCACTAACCACTTGCCATTCGACCCGACAGCTTGCCAAGAAACCAAGTCAAACGCTGAACGTTTTAGggggatggatggatggatgccAGTCCCGGGAACACTGAAGCCAAAGTTGAACAAAATTCCTTGTCATCGACGCAATCGAATTTTAAAGACATTTACTGTGCAATTAAGAAGTTTACTATAACAAATTCTAAAATGTTGTTCAAAAATCTACATATATTTGAAACGTATGCGTGTGTGTAGCTTAGTAGATAAGATCCCAATCCAAAACCGAATCCAGTCAATTCTCCTGAGTTCCATTTTCAACGATAGCTTTTAATTTAGTTGATTTACCAAAGAatctttgttttttattacGACCAACTTATGGcgtatattttgtatattagTATATTTTGGTACTTGGGGAGTGAGTGAAATGAGATTAACCCAAAGGTGTTTATGTTATAATCAAGCTTTATTTTTACACTTTAGCCAAACACGTTTGCAGACACTACCTTAAGACCCTGAAAGTCAATAAATACGCAAATGACATTTATGATTACATCAAATATGGCATGAAAATCTACAAAATTTTGGACGTACCGCACAGATATACATTTAATAAGGTGGTAACACAGCACAGCCAGTTAGCAACAATATTTGAACCACCATTGCGAACTGATAATGTGGGAGATGTCGACTCAAGCCAATCACCGGTACCCTCTTGTGTATCCCAAAATACTGTTGGCCGCTTCGGAACGTTAGATTCCATCTCTCGCAAGATGTTGCCAGGAGGAGCATATCTCACCACTAGATACCGCGTTTCCTGTCTGCGGAAGATCGTCTTGCACTCGCCACTGAGGGAGGGATCATTGTAAAGGCTACTCACATTCTGCGTAGCCCAACGCCAAGTCGGGTGGAGGCGTTCCATATCATGGCCGTAAATTTGTAATACCTTTTGTTGTCAGCGAAGCCTCGATAGTGAAACCAATCTCGAACACAATCTCTGGGGTTGGCATCCCGGAAAACGCACACGATTTGAATGTGCTTGGACTTAACTGGGCCCGTTGCGTTTAAGTTTGACATGTAGTCCTCGTCGTACTCACCGTCACTATTGATTATTTGCTAGATGATATATACTGttatttaactattttaaCACTATGCACTGATTTTAAAAAATCTAGATATACATAATGACTTGCCTCTGCGTAATCTGAGCATTGCTTACAGAGATCCTCGTCCAGAACCAGCGGTTGATTTCCATACTTAGCCCTCCTTCGATTGTGAGCCTCCAGGATAAAGGAACGAAGACCTATGCCGAATGTCTGGTTGCACTGAAGGAAAAAAGGTTCTCAGAGTGAAGCAAAAATATTGGATCGTACTACCTCGATGGcgattaaaaacaaaataatttttaagcTCATTGCGTGTAAATGCGTGTATTTTGTAGCAAGAGTTTCTAAAATATGACAAATTTCACattgtattattaaatacgCAAGTTTTATTGAAACGTCACTAATAGGATTTAAAAGAATTCTGAAAAAAAAGTATTCATGAATGAACAtgttacatatgtatgtggcaCATATAATAGGTTTATGCTTCTAAGACCAGTGTTAATTTgggtattatttttaaaattatataatgaATACTCATCTTATTTATTaccttttaaaaaatatttaaatataatttcagttttatttttttgaactATACGATAACCTTTTGTAATTTATTCATTCCCCGACCCAAACAGAGAAAGTATTCGATAAGTTATCGGGAACTCTAGGCGTCATCGGTGGTATCGAAACGGATACCACCTCTAAGAACTTTTGTTCCCTTGCGTTATTCGAAATTGTGTTTGTGCACGACGAACAACAAACGAATTGTTAACAGGCCGAGTGAAGTGACTTGTGGTCCGCGTTTCGTGTGTGTGTCATTCCAGCCGAAAACCAAGAATTGCTTCGACAAGCAGAAAAAAGAAGGGAGCAGCTCCAATCGATAAACGAAAGAACCGTTCCGAGTTGGAAGAAAGTGGAAAGTAAGTGGAGAGTGGAAACTATTTTGGTTCGGTGCGACTTTTCAATGCGGGTCACTGGGAACTGCAGACACATTCACGCTGTCGCGGGGATGACGTGAGCAGTTCGAGAGAGGGAGTGAGCGAAAGCTTGTGCTCTTTCTGTTCCGTTCTTCAGGGGCCAAATGTGCGTTTTGGATTCTTGCTCCTCAAGGCTTGTTTACATAATCACCGTCTCCTGcactgctctgctctgctctgttTATTCCCCGCGACGAACAGCTGCTGCGCTGCCGCCGCTTATCGATTTTTTCCTCCTCGCTTTTTGCAGCCGGCAAGACGACGCCATTAATTGGCCGTCGCCACGTCATGCTTGTCGTATGATTTTTCATGTCGGAACTTGCAGCAGGTGAACCCCTGCCACCCTCCCGCTCGCCGACAACATCTCGCTCAATGACGCGTCATTTTGGGGCCGCACTTTGCCCTGCGATCGTACGATTTCCCCAGCGGCAACGTCATTCCAATGGGGCAAGTGTTAGTCACGCTACGTGCTCCACTTTCCCAAGCACCTTTTTACCGTTGCGTTGCGTGGCCGCTCTTTTCCAGCCGAACACAACAGAGCGGGGgacagaaagagagagagagtgcaCGCGCGTGTTTGGAGAGATCACACGCACTATCAGAGTCAGCTGTTTCGGCTGCTCAATGAAATTCGTATTCGGTGCGTAGGCGCATGCGAAAGAGAcggacatatgtatgtacgtatgtagTCGGTATTGTGCAATTCTTCTAGACAATCTTATCGCCCGCCTAGGAGCCCTAAAGCGCTCTAAAACGCTAAGTAGGGTGCCCCAGAAAGACGTGTCTGTGGGTAAACTTCAGTTCCTACTCCCAATCTTGGGTGACCGATAGTTCCCAGAGCATTCTCGCACGTAGCATCCGAAAATCAAAGTTGACGTCAACTGGGGTTTTTTCGGCGTATTCCATTAAGTCCATTAATGATAAGCCCACGCCCCAAGGTTATCACAGCAAATTGCTTGTGTGTACTATTGAGTACACCCCACGATCAGTCTATTATTGTCCACCGATCGCAGCTTATCAATGGCGAAAGCACTCGTAAGCACGGAGATTTGAATAATATTCAGTGGGTTTGGGTTCACACCCAGAACTGTACTTTCAACCTTTCGCTGTTGGCCAATAGCGAACACACTGCCAAAAGGCAAACTCCAAAATCATCTCTTACTTTGCCGTGAGATTCGCCAAAGTTCTTTGGCCTGCTAGAAGGTGTTACCCCCAAAACTACACAGTGTATAGTCCAAAGAGTGAAATACAAAAGttaattgtattaaaaaatatgattaATCATCGCTCGCTCCCCGGATGatctaatttaatttgtcGTGTGGAGAGATCTGAACACATCCGGTTTTCGTAGTGACATGAAAAGTGTAACTAAATTAAGTGTAACAATTAAGGTTAATTTCAAAAGGAAgggtttacattttttgttcctagtttaaaatttctaaacatttttacgTTTGAGTGCTTTTGTAGGTAATGATAGTAGCTCCCAggatttattgtatttattggGAAATTTATAGCCAGCTTCTACAGAAAAAACCATAATATAGATCTAAGTATAAGCTTGAACTATACTTGATTGAAACTATAAAATCACGCTATTTCATTATGATTTTGCTAGTGCTTCCACACATTTCCTGACCTCTATCTAAAGAAGCTACGTACAATATGTATGTCCGTAGAAATGTATTATAGTGAAACGAGCCCGTGCTGATAGCGAACTTGGGCTGCCCTCCGTTTGCCAGGCTGGCAAAGATCGGGCGGTGCGATTATCGGGCTTGCAGCGTGTTTGCTAAGTGCTAACCATAATTAAAGGTGAGTTTACCAGTCTTATCGCTGGTAACAGTGAAACACGGCTCGTTTCCGCCAAACGCATTTATCGTGTTCCCAGATACTCGCGATTCGCGATTCGAGTGCAACGGAAGCGCCCGTCAGCCGCAGAAATATTGTTCTTCTGCGAGATAAGTGAACAGCAGGTAGGCTGCTCTTATCTCTCACCTGCTTTTACGGCCCGGCAATTTGGGAATCGATTTTACGGGTTCCACACTTGTCCACTTCAAATGGAAATCTCCCCAGGCTTTGTTTACGTTTAGATTCGCTTCAATGGAGGCGGCTCTTCGTCACCACAGTTTAAAAGGCAAAGTCATTACAGTGGGCACTCGCCAGCGAGATTAGATACTTTTCGGCTTTTCTCTGCTGCTCCTTACGATACTTGTTTGCAAAAATCATCGTGATAAGAATTGATTTATTATCTCGCATTGTTAAATCACTTATGTATGTTTTTAATCTTAACCGATATGACAGTTTTGATTTAACAAAAGAACTATGAGTGTTGTCAGGCTGGAAATAGTGAATCACTGCTTTGTTTTCCAAGTTAAAGGAACTCCTAGAAATTTTAAGATTAAGCAATCTACTGAACAACATAATAACATAACTTTCATCACTATTCATATGTAATCTGCGTATCTTGAGTAATTTGTGCGATAAAACCCTAACGAATGGCGAGAACTGCAAGTTGCGTATAGCGAGCAGTGACTGTAGATCGTACGACTTTGACTTATGACTGAAGATTGCTGAAGCTACCCGAATTTCGACTTGGCAACAGAATTAGCATGTCCACGACTGAGATACAATGAAATGTTTTCGATTCCAAAGAACGCTTACATCAGATCCGAAATTATTCAGAGACTACCTCTTCTCGGAGTTTATTGCTTGAACTTGAACTGCAAGCAGGTTCCAAGTGACTCACACCTCAGGCAAACCTCATACACCTGTGTAATACTCTCCCCAAAACAAGCACTCTGCACCCCTTTGGAGTCGCGAGGCGGAATTTCGCCAAGCGGATTGCCAGGGGTTCCTACGGATAAGGTATAGAAATCTCTGACGTATTTCCAATGCCAAGAAATATGCCGACGCAAGCCACATACATAGATATGTAAATAGACATGTGTGCCACGATGAATAAACATGAGGAATCGTCTACCTAAAATTATTGTTAGCCACGCACGAGACAGCTGACCGCACAGTGGGCATTTTTACACTGTTATCATGGGTTACATATAAAATGTGGGGAATTTGTATTACTTCTATGTCACATAACTCAGCATCTATCTTTCTATCCTTATTTAAATGCCTCAACATACGCAAtgccacatacatatgtacattcatATATTTGTGCATATATGACGATCTTGTTGAATTATTTCGCACACAGCATCGATATTTTTTGgcacaaaaacttttttagaACGACCTTTAGGAAATTCGTCATTGAAAGTTCCCGCTAACCTGAAATATGACTTAACCAACCTCAAGTGGAACTTTCTGCGAGCTGCTTTCGTTGGGTGTGCCATGGAGCACGATGGGACCAGGATGTCCCCCAGCTCTGGGGGATTGGGTCATCGTGTCCACCTCACGTGTGCCAACAGCACTTGTTTATGTAAAGTGCAGCGTTATTCTGAACTAGTTCTGCGCCCAGTTGACTGCCCACCCTGCTGCACTGCCCCCCATCGCTGCAGTTGCTCATCATCCCGCTCCGTCCGCTCCGCTCCCTTCTGCTCCGAGAGTACTACGTGTCTATTATTACCGACACCCAACGAGCCGTGTTGTTGTTTACCCATCGATGTGTTTGCCGTTGTTTCAGTTGCGCTTTATTTCTGCTGAATTTCTGTGTGGCGATGCGCGTGGCGAATGGAATCGGCCATTTGGCAATTAAAACTGTAATCGATTTGGCCGTGGCTCAACTTCGAagaaaaggggcgtggcagaggGCGTGGGGTCAGGTGTCACGTGTCGTCAGCGCAAAATAACCCGAACTATTGCAAGCCGAATCATAAATAATTGGGTTATTAAAAGGGGATATCTGATTAcataaaagatataaaaatGGTTTCATGTAAAAGTAATTTTCCAGTGCAAATTTATTGGGCTGCTCGATTGggtaatatatttttgctcaTGCACTAATGcattaaattgtatttcaaaaataactttgtttatgtcgaattgtttacggctttattggattttatttataaattgcttGGTAAACAAGTGCATGCAATATATGTACGTAAATATGTGCGGATTAAACTAACAAGAATACAACTTGTATTCATTGGTTCCgtaaagtaaaaataatattcctTTGGTTAACATAACAGTTTGAGTAGTTGAAAAATGACAAAGGGGAATCCCCAAAAAGAAATCTAACGAATGAAGAAATATGATAAATGATGCTTGCGACTATAAGCAAATCGCAAAGCTAAACCCATGCGGTTGCAAAGAAAAACTTTCCAATTTCATAACACAGACTGTGATATAAACGAAAGGTTACAAACTAAATATGGGGTAGAAATTAAAGAGCTTAGAGTATTTATAGTAACCAATATGTTTCTCGAATCTCTTCCAGCTGAAAGTCAATTGAATCTCTGTTCCTCCGTCACCGCGTTGCGAAGCCGTTAAAACTGCCGCCCCCAAACATTCGCTGCGATGGCCACCTCATCGATACTCGCCAAAAGCACAATTAACAGCACATCGCCACCGGCCacgcccagcagcagcgcctCCCCCGGCTCCACACTGACCACCCGGAAGCGGACCTACGAGACAGCCATTGCCATGCCCTCGTCCACCGCCTCCTGCAGCGCCACAAAGGCATCGGAAGTCCAGGATCAGCGCACAAACAGTCCCGGAAAGTCCACCAGCAGGGCCGGCCAGCTGGAGAGCGTCCTAGTGGTCGGCGAGGGAGCCAGTGAGCCCACCACCTCGGCCACCACCCTGCGGGACAGCACACGCACCATCTCACAAAGCGACGCCGATGACgcaggcgaagcggcagcCGCCGAGGACCTGCTGCCACCCCAGTCGGATTACCTCAACGGCGTCAAGCGGAAGTACGTGCCACAGCAGCAGGCGTCGTCGAATCCCCGGGTGGTGCCCGCATCCACCTCGCAGCAATTCTTCAGCGGCGCCTCCGATTTCGCGGTAAGGATCTTTCTTTTAAGATAGGTCAGGATACTAACCGTGCAATTAGTTAACTTTAggaataaaacattaattcCTTGAGTTTCCTATCATAAGTGTAGATAGTAACGCAATCCGCTTGACAGATGTCGAAGTCATTTATTTGAAAGCACAAAACTGATGTTTAAGTTTTTGTGAGCAATGTGTGATAAGATTGAGGAAGCATGTGTAGGCTAAGTCCAGCTGTATAACCCAACTAATTGCGAACTTATCTTCCCGCAGACCATTTGCAAGCCGGCGCCATACTCCCACGACGAGGAGGCCATGCTGGAGCGCGATAGGTGTGACTACACACAGAGGATCACCTACCAGATGGCCCGCTCCGGACAGACGACCCGCAGGGTGCGGGTCTACGCCGATGGCATCTACGATCTTTTCCACCAGGGCCACGCCCGCCAACTAATGCAGGCCAAGAACATCTTTCCCAACGTGTACTTAATTGTGGGCGTGTGCAACGATGAGCTCACCCACCGCATGAAGGGACGCACCGTCATGAACGGCTTCGAGCGCTACGAAGGAGTGCGTCACTGCCGCTATGTGGATGAGGTAGGTTCGGCCCGGCACTGATTAGATCTGTCAACCCTATAGCACCATTCTCTGTGTTTCACAGATCGTCCAGAATGCACCATGGACTCTGTCCGATGAATTCATCGCCGACAACAAGATCGACTTTGTGGCCCACGACGACATTCCGTATGTAACCGATGGCATGGACGACATCTATGCTCCTCTAAAGGCACGCGGCATGTTCGTGGCCACGGAGCGCACTGAGGGCGTGTCCACCTCGGACATTGTGGCCCGGATCGTCAAGGATTATGATCTGTATGTGCGTCGTAATCTGGCCAGAGGCTATTCGGCCAAGGAACTTAACGTCTCGTTCCTGTCCGAGAAGAAGTTCAGGCTGCAGAACAAAATGGATGAACTGAAGTCGCGCGGCAAGCGCGAACTGAGCAAAGTGAAGGTGGACATCATCACCAAGTGGGAGGAGAAGTCACGCGAGTTCATCGACACgttcctgctgctgttcgGACGTGAGAACCTGAACCACTTGTGGAACGAGTCGAAGGGCAAGCTGCTGCAGGCACTCAGTCCGCCAGGCAGCCCGTCGGGATCTGTGAACGGCGATGATACGGAGGGCGGTGAGGACTACAGCGAAACAATTGACGAGTACTTGGAGATGGCCGAGAAGTTGAGCgccggcagcggcagcagtggATCGCTAAACGGCAAACAGAGACCAAAGCAGAAGCGCTCCTCGCTGGCCCGCCGTAGCTACCAGAGTCTGCAGAGTCGGTCACCGGAGTTGGAAGCGAATGGGGACGAGGATGCGGAATACGAGCGTCGCAGCGATTGATTCTAGTGCGGGCCAGCCCGATCTTTTCTTCTTCTATTAATGTCTTTGATGCTATTGT
This portion of the Drosophila santomea strain STO CAGO 1482 chromosome 3L, Prin_Dsan_1.1, whole genome shotgun sequence genome encodes:
- the LOC120447907 gene encoding choline-phosphate cytidylyltransferase A → MATSSILAKSTINSTSPPATPSSSASPGSTLTTRKRTYETAIAMPSSTASCSATKASEVQDQRTNSPGKSTSRAGQLESVLVVGEGASEPTTSATTLRDSTRTISQSDADDAGEAAAAEDLLPPQSDYLNGVKRKYVPQQQASSNPRVVPASTSQQFFSGASDFATICKPAPYSHDEEAMLERDRCDYTQRITYQMARSGQTTRRVRVYADGIYDLFHQGHARQLMQAKNIFPNVYLIVGVCNDELTHRMKGRTVMNGFERYEGVRHCRYVDEIVQNAPWTLSDEFIADNKIDFVAHDDIPYVTDGMDDIYAPLKARGMFVATERTEGVSTSDIVARIVKDYDLYVRRNLARGYSAKELNVSFLSEKKFRLQNKMDELKSRGKRELSKVKVDIITKWEEKSREFIDTFLLLFGRENLNHLWNESKGKLLQALSPPGSPSGSVNGDDTEGGEDYSETIDEYLEMAEKLSAGSGSSGSLNGKQRPKQKRSSLARRSYQSLQSRSPELEANGDEDAEYERRSD
- the LOC120450532 gene encoding uncharacterized protein LOC120450532 isoform X3 — protein: MSLKIILFLIAIECNQTFGIGLRSFILEAHNRRRAKYGNQPLVLDEDLCKQCSDYAEQIINSDGEYDEDYMSNLNATGPVKSKHIQIVCVFRDANPRDCVRDWFHYRGFADNKRYYKFTAMIWNASTRLGVGLRRMKRGI
- the LOC120450532 gene encoding ectin isoform X1, translated to MSLKIILFLIAIECNQTFGIGLRSFILEAHNRRRAKYGNQPLVLDEDLCKQCSDYAEQIINSDGEYDEDYMSNLNATGPVKSKHIQIVCVFRDANPRDCVRDWFHYRGFADNKRYYKFTAMIWNASTRLGVGLRRIQETRYLVVRYAPPGNILREMESNVPKRPTVFWDTQEGTGDWLESTSPTLSVRNGGSNIVANWLCCVTTLLNVYLCGTSKIL
- the LOC120450532 gene encoding ectin isoform X2, with product MSLKIILFLIAIECNQTFGIGLRSFILEAHNRRRAKYGNQPLVLDEDLCKQCSDYAEQIINSDGEYDEDYMSNLNATGPVKSKHIQIVCVFRDANPRDCVRDWFHYRGFADNKRYYKFTAMIWNASTRLGVGLRRIQETRYLVVRYAPPGNILREMESNVPKRPTVFWDTQEGTGDWLESTSPTLSVRNGGSNIVANWLCCVTTLLNVYLCGS